In the Leptotrichia sp. oral taxon 847 genome, one interval contains:
- a CDS encoding CorA family divalent cation transporter — protein MIKRINTKSGKTISYVYNLKDEDYRIVSERLEMDEEKIKNVIDEEIFTPRISKSDWEIYKLYYPTVKKSTRDKEATSYEINPIVICLKEDKIVILDDDYYEDFYDFVEEYTELRDDILEENRFFLNMLHKISQSLYKYVRILIGEHDKIETVLREQQSNEKLISLSEVEQGFYVYNIAMRNLDYVVENLKEDGQFQQFEEYMTRILQEINFTLDLSSSYCEICKTTRETYSSYIGNNMNITMKVLAAATILITVPNMIFGFYGMNVKLPLQDTGFFALGIIFVIMMILMIVLWKYLKDKVL, from the coding sequence ATGATAAAAAGAATAAATACCAAAAGTGGTAAAACAATTTCTTATGTATATAATTTGAAAGATGAAGATTATAGAATTGTGTCTGAAAGATTGGAGATGGATGAGGAAAAGATAAAAAATGTTATTGATGAAGAAATTTTCACGCCTAGAATTTCGAAATCGGATTGGGAAATTTACAAATTATATTATCCGACTGTGAAAAAGTCTACAAGAGATAAAGAGGCTACCTCTTACGAAATTAATCCGATTGTGATTTGTTTGAAAGAAGATAAGATTGTTATTTTGGATGATGACTATTACGAAGATTTTTATGATTTTGTTGAAGAATATACTGAATTGAGAGATGATATTCTTGAAGAAAATCGATTTTTTCTAAATATGCTTCATAAAATTTCGCAAAGTTTGTATAAATATGTGCGAATTTTGATTGGGGAACACGATAAGATTGAAACAGTTTTAAGGGAGCAGCAAAGTAATGAGAAATTGATTTCGTTGTCGGAAGTGGAGCAAGGTTTTTATGTATATAATATTGCGATGAGAAATTTGGATTATGTCGTTGAAAATTTGAAAGAAGATGGGCAATTTCAACAATTTGAAGAATATATGACAAGAATTTTGCAAGAGATAAATTTTACGCTTGATTTGTCGTCTTCGTACTGTGAAATTTGTAAAACAACAAGAGAAACGTATTCGTCATATATTGGCAACAATATGAATATCACGATGAAAGTTTTAGCTGCAGCGACAATATTAATCACAGTTCCAAATATGATTTTTGGATTTTATGGAATGAACGTGAAATTGCCACTTCAAGATACGGGATTTTTTGCACTGGGAATAATTTTTGTGATAATGATGATTTTGATGATAGTTTTGTGGAAATATTTGAAAGATAAAGTTTTGTAA
- a CDS encoding PD-(D/E)XK nuclease family protein, with translation MEIKYLGLGADLKEFLFCEFEKNENVLYVFENVSTFYEIKKELLQNVEFNEKIGIFHNFKLMSAYDFNESLFFTDKIFIKEEKQVIFFYNALKNNIDKKMKVKNYYDIIDVAYNYYNLFAELQEYKINVEKIEVENWQQEIFENLKEIDRSIKLQIEKKGLILPYMVRKVENISKEFVKKNKKIYFVGKVSFTPFEKEMIGELEKRGVEVKNILQLSEEDFDKKELKIKKSFSILTKEKFDKKNINIEICEYSSKFNQLLGLIKKLSDNKKNQYQIYDMQDINSETKKDYQLLNQNKIVYNLEETMKETKIYKVLDVLYKILNEVKVGKNESGKEYIFKVKELYNGFKLKEFLTTFKIEDIYSLFQKFVREDYKYLSQQMLNKYLTNESENLKVKEEIFSDFEKKVKYLREDFKNGKNGKEEKYSKIFDSVISKNRNIDEKKLQELILSKKEQIEYERNKFFELRKNINKFSQFLKELEEIFEIKDLSDYSKVLEEIFDRQKKERKNVRDKYFEALSEIAVLEEFEFDNLWDKFFDNENISAGLLKMFLKYLDKKAISLDLEEIASQEDDSKYKINEFKTLSETNKKNVVFLNFQDTFPKGKVNNYLFSQIQRKKMGLLVPEDVKLIEIFNFLNSIFGAKNVCLSYIKNLDENIDCSGILEEIKMKYDLEINDKNEKISEEEEMEFIKNYFIKNHENKKIGKFIQSKLIKDVEELKNKKITLGYYDYKHLKESEYAYYIDKKLGKVEKEKIEEVIDAKFFGTIIHSIYENIVKKNKKILEKGNFDISYEEIETEFKKGIQFYKYKIPQEYLEFYKNISFEDLKAGIKKYFFNLSSKISDKSMIKVSSEERIKEKFEKEIDSEKFGNASFNISIDLHITDENEEILVDYKTGDLKQKKIEDAFTQLDFYSIVLGEKEYKKFVVDVWDGKIISDGRKDNKKLTKDEVLEVLKKYFEVETGKKVNFYRLGEKNNNLESSNQKKYELILRWEDEDVKTR, from the coding sequence ATGGAAATAAAATATTTAGGCTTGGGAGCAGATTTAAAAGAATTTTTATTTTGTGAATTTGAAAAAAATGAAAACGTATTGTATGTATTTGAAAATGTTTCAACTTTTTATGAAATAAAAAAGGAGCTTTTACAAAATGTCGAATTTAATGAAAAAATTGGAATTTTTCATAATTTTAAACTTATGAGCGCTTATGATTTTAATGAGAGTCTTTTTTTTACAGATAAAATTTTTATAAAGGAAGAAAAGCAAGTTATCTTTTTTTACAATGCACTAAAAAACAATATTGATAAAAAAATGAAAGTTAAAAATTATTATGATATTATTGATGTGGCTTATAATTATTACAATCTGTTTGCGGAATTGCAAGAATACAAAATCAATGTGGAAAAAATTGAGGTGGAAAACTGGCAGCAGGAAATATTTGAAAATTTAAAGGAGATTGATCGAAGTATCAAGTTGCAAATTGAAAAAAAAGGGTTAATTTTACCATATATGGTTAGGAAAGTTGAAAATATTTCAAAAGAATTTGTGAAGAAAAATAAAAAAATTTATTTTGTGGGGAAAGTTAGTTTTACTCCATTTGAAAAGGAAATGATTGGTGAACTGGAAAAAAGAGGAGTGGAAGTAAAAAATATTTTGCAGCTTTCGGAAGAAGATTTTGACAAAAAAGAATTGAAAATAAAAAAAAGTTTTTCAATTTTAACAAAAGAAAAATTTGACAAAAAAAATATAAATATTGAAATTTGTGAGTATAGTTCTAAATTTAATCAGCTGTTAGGTCTAATAAAAAAATTATCGGACAATAAAAAAAATCAATATCAAATCTATGATATGCAGGATATAAATAGTGAAACTAAAAAAGATTATCAACTACTAAATCAAAATAAAATAGTTTATAATCTTGAAGAAACAATGAAAGAAACTAAAATTTATAAAGTTTTGGATGTACTCTATAAGATTTTAAATGAAGTAAAAGTAGGAAAAAATGAAAGCGGAAAAGAATATATTTTTAAAGTGAAAGAGCTCTATAACGGATTTAAATTAAAAGAGTTTTTAACAACATTTAAAATTGAAGATATTTATTCGTTATTTCAAAAATTTGTCAGAGAAGACTACAAATATTTGTCGCAACAAATGTTAAATAAATATTTGACAAATGAAAGTGAAAATTTGAAAGTCAAAGAGGAAATTTTTTCAGATTTTGAAAAAAAAGTTAAATATTTGAGAGAAGATTTTAAAAATGGGAAAAATGGAAAAGAAGAAAAATATTCAAAAATTTTCGATTCTGTAATTTCAAAAAATAGAAATATTGATGAAAAAAAGTTACAAGAATTGATTTTGTCAAAGAAAGAACAAATTGAATATGAAAGAAATAAATTTTTTGAATTGAGAAAAAATATAAATAAATTTTCTCAATTTTTAAAAGAATTGGAAGAAATTTTTGAAATAAAAGACTTGTCAGATTATTCAAAAGTTTTGGAAGAAATATTTGATAGACAAAAAAAAGAAAGAAAAAATGTAAGAGATAAATATTTTGAGGCGCTTTCAGAAATTGCGGTTTTGGAAGAGTTTGAATTTGATAATCTTTGGGATAAATTTTTTGACAATGAAAATATTTCAGCGGGACTTCTAAAGATGTTTTTAAAATATTTAGACAAAAAAGCGATTAGTTTGGATTTGGAAGAAATTGCAAGCCAAGAAGATGACAGTAAATATAAAATTAATGAATTTAAAACTTTGTCTGAAACAAATAAAAAAAATGTTGTATTTTTGAATTTTCAGGACACTTTTCCAAAAGGCAAAGTCAATAATTATTTGTTTTCACAAATTCAAAGAAAAAAAATGGGACTACTCGTTCCTGAAGATGTAAAATTGATAGAAATTTTTAACTTTTTAAATTCAATTTTTGGAGCGAAAAATGTCTGTTTGTCGTATATAAAAAATTTAGATGAAAATATTGACTGCTCTGGAATTTTAGAAGAGATAAAAATGAAATATGATTTGGAAATAAATGATAAAAACGAAAAGATTTCTGAAGAAGAAGAGATGGAATTTATAAAAAATTATTTTATAAAAAATCATGAAAATAAAAAAATTGGGAAGTTTATACAGTCAAAATTAATTAAGGATGTAGAGGAATTAAAAAATAAAAAAATAACTCTAGGCTATTATGATTACAAACATCTGAAAGAATCAGAGTACGCTTATTACATTGATAAAAAATTGGGGAAAGTTGAAAAAGAAAAAATTGAAGAAGTTATAGATGCAAAATTTTTCGGAACAATAATTCACTCAATTTATGAAAATATTGTCAAAAAAAATAAAAAAATACTGGAAAAAGGGAATTTTGATATAAGTTACGAGGAAATTGAAACAGAATTTAAAAAAGGGATACAGTTTTATAAATATAAAATTCCACAAGAATATTTGGAATTTTATAAAAATATTTCATTTGAAGATTTAAAAGCTGGAATAAAAAAATATTTTTTCAATTTATCAAGTAAAATTAGTGATAAAAGTATGATAAAAGTGAGCTCAGAAGAAAGAATAAAAGAAAAATTTGAAAAGGAAATTGATAGCGAAAAATTTGGAAATGCCTCTTTTAATATCTCAATTGATTTGCACATAACAGATGAAAATGAGGAAATTTTAGTGGATTATAAAACTGGAGATTTGAAGCAAAAAAAGATAGAAGATGCATTTACACAGCTAGATTTTTATTCGATAGTTCTAGGAGAAAAGGAATACAAAAAATTTGTCGTGGATGTCTGGGACGGTAAAATTATTTCTGATGGTAGAAAAGACAATAAAAAACTTACAAAAGATGAAGTTTTGGAAGTTTTAAAAAAATATTTTGAAGTTGAAACTGGTAAGAAAGTAAATTTTTACAGATTGGGAGAAAAAAATAATAACCTTGAGAGTTCAAATCAGAAAAAATATGAATTGATATTGCGATGGGAGGATGAAGATGTCAAAACAAGATAG